In Archocentrus centrarchus isolate MPI-CPG fArcCen1 chromosome 22, fArcCen1, whole genome shotgun sequence, one DNA window encodes the following:
- the tpp1 gene encoding tripeptidyl-peptidase 1 isoform X2: MDKLLVFSLPLLLSSVVWSGYLESDQDVLIPQDWVHGDRVDPTEELKLTFALKQQNVHLLEEKLRLVSDPDSAQYGKYLSLEEVASLVRPSDLTKKVVHHWLQSHGIKNCLTVRTQDFLQCTVTAETAERLLPGSRFHRYTRAGHSLVRSSGPYSVPDDVHEHLDFVGGLHRLPPKRLDLTSKHQQSMEGFHLGVTPDILRTRYNLTSADVGSAQNNSQAVAQFLEQFYHPADLAEFMAMFGRGFQHRSEVDRVVGTQGGGKAGLEASLDIEYIMSTGANISTWVFTNPGRHESQEPFLQWMVLLSNMTDLPWVHTISYGDDEDSLSTAYMMRINTEFMKAGVRGISLLFASGDSGAGCRHLGKENTFRPSFPASSPYVTTVGGTAFKNPYKVTYEVTDSISGGGFSNVFKIPDYQAAAVDSYLKTVAASLPPQSYFNTSGRAYPDMAALSDNYWVVSNRVPIPWVSGTSASTPVVGGILSLINDQRFRKGLPALGFLNPRLYKLKGKALFDVTEGCHYGCLDEQVQGKGFCAAPSWDPVTGWGTPNYPELLAALLSD; encoded by the exons aCTGGTATTCTCCTTGCCCCTGTTATTGAGCTCGGTGGTCTGGAGTGGATATCTGGAATCAGACCAGGATGTCTT GATTCCACAGGACTGGGTTCATGGGGATCGTGTTGATCCCACAGAGGAGCTGAAGCTGACCTTTGCTCTGAAGCAGCAGAATGTCCACCTGCTGGAGGAAAAGCTCAGGCTGGTGTCAGACCCCGACTCAGCTCAGTACG GTAAGTATCTCAGCCTGGAGGAAGTAGCCTCTCTTGTGCGTCCTTCTGACCTCACAAAGAAGGTGGTGCATCACTGGCTGCAGAGTCATGGGATTAAAAACTGCCTGACTGTTCGCACTCAGGACTTTTTGCAGTGCACCGTAACTGCAGA GACTGCAGAGAGGCTGCTTCCAGGAAGTAGGTTCCACCGTTATACGAGAGCTGGACATTCTTTAGTGAGGTCTTCAGGTCCATACTCGGTTCCCGATGATGTTCACGAACACCTTGACTTTG TTGGAGGACTTCATCGCCTCCCTCCTAAGCGACTGGACCTCACCAGTAAGCATCAGCAGTCTATGGAAGGGTTTCACCTCGGAGTGACTCCTGACATCTTAAGGACTCGCTACAATCTaacatcagctgatgtgggaTCAGCTCAGAATAACAGCCAAGCCGTAGCTCAA TTTCTGGAGCAGTTCTACCACCCCGCCGACTTGGCTGAGTTCATGGCCATGTTTGGTCGGGGCTTCCAGCATCGGTCAGAGGTGGATCGAGTTGTAGGCACCCAAGGAGGAGGAAAGGCTGGTCTGGAGGCCAGTCTGGATATAGAGTACATCATGAGCACAGGggcaaacatctccacttgGGTCTTCACCAATCCAG GTCGCCATGAATCCCAGGAGCCTTTCCTCCAGTGGATGGTTTTGCTCAGCAACATGACTGACCTGCCCTGGGTTCACACTATCAGCTACGGAGACGATGAAGACAGCCTGTCTACAGCCTACATGATGCGCATCAACACAGAGTTTATGAAGGCCGGCGTCAGAGGAATCTCACTGCTCTTTGCTTCTG GTGACAGTGGTGCTGGATGCAGACATTTGGGTAAAGAAAACACCTTCAGGCCCAGTTTTCCTGCCTCAAG CCCATATGTGACCACAGTAGGAGGAACAGCATTCAAGAACCCCTACAAGGTCACGTATGAAGTCACAGATTCCATCAGTGGTGGAGGCTTCAGCAATGTCTTTAAGATTCCCGACTACCAG GCTGCTGCAGTGGATAGCTATCTAAAGACTGTAGCAGCATCCCTCCCTCCTCAGTCATACTTCAATACCAGCGGAAGGGCTTACCCAGATATGGCTGCCCTATCTGATAATTACTGGGTGGTCAGCAACAGAGTGCCTATCCCATGGGTGTCTGGGACCTCG GCGTCAACCCCTGTAGTCGGAGGCATACTTTCCCTCATCAATGATCAACGTTTCAGGAAGGGCCTGCCTGCCCTGGGCTTCCTCAACCCCCGCCTCTACAAGCTGAAAGGAAAGGCCTTATTTGAT GTAACTGAAGGTTGCCACTATGGCTGTCTGGATGAACAAGTTCAAGGGAAGGGTTTCTGTGCGGCACCTTCGTGGGATCCCGTTACCGGCTGGGGTACACCAAACTATCCCGAACTGTTGGCTGCCCTCCTGAGTGATTAG
- the tpp1 gene encoding tripeptidyl-peptidase 1 isoform X1 — MDKLRLVFSLPLLLSSVVWSGYLESDQDVLIPQDWVHGDRVDPTEELKLTFALKQQNVHLLEEKLRLVSDPDSAQYGKYLSLEEVASLVRPSDLTKKVVHHWLQSHGIKNCLTVRTQDFLQCTVTAETAERLLPGSRFHRYTRAGHSLVRSSGPYSVPDDVHEHLDFVGGLHRLPPKRLDLTSKHQQSMEGFHLGVTPDILRTRYNLTSADVGSAQNNSQAVAQFLEQFYHPADLAEFMAMFGRGFQHRSEVDRVVGTQGGGKAGLEASLDIEYIMSTGANISTWVFTNPGRHESQEPFLQWMVLLSNMTDLPWVHTISYGDDEDSLSTAYMMRINTEFMKAGVRGISLLFASGDSGAGCRHLGKENTFRPSFPASSPYVTTVGGTAFKNPYKVTYEVTDSISGGGFSNVFKIPDYQAAAVDSYLKTVAASLPPQSYFNTSGRAYPDMAALSDNYWVVSNRVPIPWVSGTSASTPVVGGILSLINDQRFRKGLPALGFLNPRLYKLKGKALFDVTEGCHYGCLDEQVQGKGFCAAPSWDPVTGWGTPNYPELLAALLSD, encoded by the exons cagaCTGGTATTCTCCTTGCCCCTGTTATTGAGCTCGGTGGTCTGGAGTGGATATCTGGAATCAGACCAGGATGTCTT GATTCCACAGGACTGGGTTCATGGGGATCGTGTTGATCCCACAGAGGAGCTGAAGCTGACCTTTGCTCTGAAGCAGCAGAATGTCCACCTGCTGGAGGAAAAGCTCAGGCTGGTGTCAGACCCCGACTCAGCTCAGTACG GTAAGTATCTCAGCCTGGAGGAAGTAGCCTCTCTTGTGCGTCCTTCTGACCTCACAAAGAAGGTGGTGCATCACTGGCTGCAGAGTCATGGGATTAAAAACTGCCTGACTGTTCGCACTCAGGACTTTTTGCAGTGCACCGTAACTGCAGA GACTGCAGAGAGGCTGCTTCCAGGAAGTAGGTTCCACCGTTATACGAGAGCTGGACATTCTTTAGTGAGGTCTTCAGGTCCATACTCGGTTCCCGATGATGTTCACGAACACCTTGACTTTG TTGGAGGACTTCATCGCCTCCCTCCTAAGCGACTGGACCTCACCAGTAAGCATCAGCAGTCTATGGAAGGGTTTCACCTCGGAGTGACTCCTGACATCTTAAGGACTCGCTACAATCTaacatcagctgatgtgggaTCAGCTCAGAATAACAGCCAAGCCGTAGCTCAA TTTCTGGAGCAGTTCTACCACCCCGCCGACTTGGCTGAGTTCATGGCCATGTTTGGTCGGGGCTTCCAGCATCGGTCAGAGGTGGATCGAGTTGTAGGCACCCAAGGAGGAGGAAAGGCTGGTCTGGAGGCCAGTCTGGATATAGAGTACATCATGAGCACAGGggcaaacatctccacttgGGTCTTCACCAATCCAG GTCGCCATGAATCCCAGGAGCCTTTCCTCCAGTGGATGGTTTTGCTCAGCAACATGACTGACCTGCCCTGGGTTCACACTATCAGCTACGGAGACGATGAAGACAGCCTGTCTACAGCCTACATGATGCGCATCAACACAGAGTTTATGAAGGCCGGCGTCAGAGGAATCTCACTGCTCTTTGCTTCTG GTGACAGTGGTGCTGGATGCAGACATTTGGGTAAAGAAAACACCTTCAGGCCCAGTTTTCCTGCCTCAAG CCCATATGTGACCACAGTAGGAGGAACAGCATTCAAGAACCCCTACAAGGTCACGTATGAAGTCACAGATTCCATCAGTGGTGGAGGCTTCAGCAATGTCTTTAAGATTCCCGACTACCAG GCTGCTGCAGTGGATAGCTATCTAAAGACTGTAGCAGCATCCCTCCCTCCTCAGTCATACTTCAATACCAGCGGAAGGGCTTACCCAGATATGGCTGCCCTATCTGATAATTACTGGGTGGTCAGCAACAGAGTGCCTATCCCATGGGTGTCTGGGACCTCG GCGTCAACCCCTGTAGTCGGAGGCATACTTTCCCTCATCAATGATCAACGTTTCAGGAAGGGCCTGCCTGCCCTGGGCTTCCTCAACCCCCGCCTCTACAAGCTGAAAGGAAAGGCCTTATTTGAT GTAACTGAAGGTTGCCACTATGGCTGTCTGGATGAACAAGTTCAAGGGAAGGGTTTCTGTGCGGCACCTTCGTGGGATCCCGTTACCGGCTGGGGTACACCAAACTATCCCGAACTGTTGGCTGCCCTCCTGAGTGATTAG